In Kitasatospora sp. NA04385, a single genomic region encodes these proteins:
- the mfd gene encoding transcription-repair coupling factor, producing MSLSGLLDVVVRDAALAEAIEAAATGHRQHLDLVGPPAARPFAIAALARSLAARGGEAGRPVLAVTATGREAEDLAASLRSLLPPDAVAEFPAWETLPHERLSPRSDTVGRRLAVLRRIVHPRADDAAAGPVQVVVAPVRSVLQPQVKGLAELEPVALRRGEQHDLGEVSRKLAAAAYARVELVEKRGEFAVRGGILDVFPPTEEHPLRVEFWGDDVEEIRYFKVADQRSLEIAEHGLWAPPCRELLLTDEVRAKAAALAADHPELGEILDKIAQGIAVEGMESLAPVLVDDMELLLDVLPAGSIAVVCDPERVRTRAADLVATSQEFLAASWVAAAAGADRPIDLEAIDVSAASLWSLADVREHAAGIGLPWWSVSPFATSDSTVNDVLARGGAAGWQGDADTLTLGMHAVEAYRGDTARAIADARERLAADWRVVMVTEGHGPASRLAEVLGNEGIAARLVADLAEAPTRDVVYVSCGSIEHGFVDEELKLTVVTETDLSGQRSSTKDMRRMPSRRRNAIDPLALAAGDYVVHEQHGVGRYVEMVQRTVQGATREYLVLEYAPAKRGHPGDRLFVPTDQLDQVTKYVGGEAPTLHRLGGADWAKTKQRAKKAVKEIAADLIKLYSARMAAPGHAFGPDTPWQRELEDAFPYAETPDQLTTIGEVKADMEKSVPMDRLICGDVGYGKTEIAVRAAFKAVQDGKQVAVLVPTTLLVQQHFSTFAERYANFPVTVKALSRFQTDTEAKAVLEGLFEGSVDVVIGTHRLFSSETRFKDLGLVIVDEEQRFGVEHKEQLKKLRANVDVLTMSATPIPRTLEMAVTGIREMSTITTPPEERHPVLTFVGPYDEKQIAAAVRRELLREGQVFYIHNRVESIDKAAARLKDLVPEARVATAHGQMGETQLEKVVVDFWEKEFDVLVSTTIVESGIDISNANTLIVERGDTFGLSQLHQLRGRVGRGRERGYAYMLYPPEKPLTETAHERLATIAQHTEMGAGMYVAMKDLEIRGAGNLLGGEQSGHIAGVGFDLYMRMVGEAVAEFRESLEGGGGEPEEEPLEVKIELPVDAHVPHDYAPGERLRLQAYRSIAAVNAEEDIAQVREELTDRYGKLPEPVENLLLVAGLRLFARRCGIGDITLQGSFVRFGPVELRESQQLRLNRLYPRTQVKSAARQLLVPRPGSGGRIGGKPLVGRELLSWCAEFLSTMFEDLKR from the coding sequence ATGAGCCTGTCCGGACTGCTCGATGTCGTCGTACGGGACGCCGCCCTCGCCGAGGCGATCGAGGCGGCGGCCACGGGGCACAGGCAGCACCTCGACCTGGTCGGCCCGCCCGCCGCCCGGCCGTTCGCGATCGCCGCGCTGGCCCGTTCGCTGGCCGCCCGCGGCGGCGAGGCGGGCCGGCCGGTGCTGGCCGTGACCGCCACCGGCCGGGAGGCCGAGGACCTCGCGGCGTCGCTGCGCTCGCTGCTGCCCCCCGACGCGGTCGCCGAGTTCCCGGCCTGGGAGACGCTGCCGCACGAGCGGCTCTCCCCGCGTTCCGACACGGTGGGCCGCCGGCTGGCCGTGCTGCGCCGGATCGTCCACCCGCGCGCCGACGACGCGGCCGCCGGGCCGGTGCAGGTGGTGGTGGCGCCGGTGCGCAGCGTGCTGCAGCCGCAGGTGAAGGGGCTGGCCGAGCTGGAGCCGGTGGCGCTGCGGCGCGGCGAGCAGCACGACCTGGGCGAGGTGTCCCGCAAGCTGGCGGCCGCCGCCTACGCCCGGGTCGAACTGGTCGAGAAACGCGGCGAGTTCGCGGTGCGCGGCGGCATCCTGGACGTCTTCCCGCCGACCGAGGAGCACCCGCTGCGGGTGGAGTTCTGGGGCGACGACGTCGAGGAGATCCGCTACTTCAAGGTCGCCGACCAGCGGTCGCTGGAGATCGCCGAGCACGGCCTGTGGGCGCCGCCCTGCCGGGAGCTGCTGCTGACCGACGAGGTGCGGGCGAAGGCCGCCGCCCTGGCCGCCGACCACCCCGAGCTGGGCGAGATCCTGGACAAGATCGCCCAGGGCATCGCGGTCGAGGGCATGGAGTCGCTGGCCCCGGTGCTGGTGGACGACATGGAACTGCTGCTGGACGTGCTGCCGGCCGGTTCGATCGCCGTGGTGTGCGACCCGGAGCGGGTCCGCACCCGGGCCGCCGACCTGGTGGCCACCAGCCAGGAGTTCCTGGCCGCGTCCTGGGTGGCCGCGGCGGCGGGCGCCGACCGCCCGATCGACCTGGAGGCGATCGACGTCTCGGCCGCCTCGCTGTGGTCGCTGGCGGACGTCCGCGAGCACGCCGCCGGGATCGGCCTGCCGTGGTGGTCGGTCAGCCCGTTCGCCACCAGCGACTCCACCGTGAACGACGTCCTCGCCCGCGGCGGGGCCGCCGGTTGGCAGGGCGATGCGGACACCCTGACCCTGGGCATGCACGCCGTCGAGGCCTACCGCGGCGACACCGCGCGGGCGATCGCCGACGCCCGGGAGCGGCTGGCCGCCGACTGGCGGGTGGTGATGGTCACCGAGGGCCACGGCCCGGCGTCCCGACTGGCCGAGGTGCTCGGCAACGAGGGCATCGCGGCCCGGCTGGTCGCCGACCTCGCCGAGGCCCCGACCCGGGACGTGGTGTACGTCTCCTGCGGCTCGATCGAGCACGGCTTCGTGGACGAGGAGTTGAAGCTCACCGTCGTCACCGAGACCGACCTGTCCGGCCAGCGGTCCTCCACCAAGGACATGCGCCGGATGCCGTCCCGCCGCCGCAACGCGATCGACCCGCTGGCGCTGGCGGCCGGCGACTACGTGGTGCACGAGCAGCACGGCGTCGGCCGGTACGTGGAGATGGTGCAGCGCACCGTGCAGGGCGCCACCCGCGAGTACCTGGTGCTGGAGTACGCGCCCGCCAAGCGCGGCCACCCCGGCGACCGGCTGTTCGTGCCGACCGACCAGCTCGACCAGGTCACCAAGTACGTGGGCGGCGAGGCGCCGACGCTGCACCGCCTGGGCGGCGCGGACTGGGCGAAGACCAAGCAGCGGGCCAAGAAGGCGGTCAAGGAGATCGCCGCCGACCTGATCAAGCTGTACTCGGCCCGGATGGCGGCCCCCGGCCACGCCTTCGGCCCGGACACCCCGTGGCAGCGCGAGCTGGAGGACGCCTTCCCGTACGCGGAGACGCCCGACCAGCTGACCACCATCGGCGAGGTCAAGGCGGACATGGAGAAGTCCGTCCCGATGGACCGGCTGATCTGCGGCGACGTCGGCTACGGCAAGACCGAGATCGCCGTGAGAGCCGCCTTCAAGGCCGTCCAGGACGGCAAGCAGGTGGCGGTGCTGGTGCCGACCACGCTGCTGGTGCAGCAGCACTTCTCGACCTTCGCCGAGCGGTACGCGAACTTCCCGGTCACCGTGAAGGCGCTGTCCCGGTTCCAGACCGACACCGAGGCGAAGGCGGTGCTGGAGGGCCTGTTCGAGGGCTCGGTGGACGTGGTGATCGGCACCCACCGGCTGTTCTCCTCGGAGACCAGGTTCAAGGACCTGGGCCTGGTGATCGTCGACGAGGAGCAGCGCTTCGGCGTCGAGCACAAGGAGCAGCTGAAGAAGCTGCGGGCCAACGTGGACGTGCTGACCATGTCCGCGACCCCGATCCCGCGCACCCTGGAGATGGCGGTCACCGGCATCCGCGAGATGTCCACCATCACCACCCCGCCGGAGGAGCGGCACCCGGTGCTGACCTTCGTCGGCCCGTACGACGAGAAGCAGATCGCCGCCGCGGTCCGCCGCGAACTCCTGCGCGAGGGCCAGGTGTTCTACATCCACAACCGGGTCGAGTCGATCGACAAGGCGGCGGCCCGGCTGAAGGACCTGGTGCCGGAGGCCCGGGTGGCGACCGCGCACGGGCAGATGGGGGAGACCCAGCTGGAGAAGGTCGTCGTCGACTTCTGGGAGAAGGAGTTCGACGTCCTGGTGTCCACCACCATCGTCGAGTCCGGCATCGACATCTCCAACGCCAACACCCTGATCGTGGAGCGCGGCGACACCTTCGGCCTGTCCCAGCTGCACCAGCTGCGCGGCCGGGTCGGCCGCGGCCGCGAGCGCGGCTACGCGTACATGCTGTACCCGCCGGAGAAGCCGCTCACCGAGACCGCGCACGAGCGCCTGGCCACCATCGCCCAGCACACCGAGATGGGCGCGGGCATGTACGTGGCGATGAAGGACCTGGAGATCCGCGGCGCCGGCAACCTGCTGGGCGGCGAGCAGTCCGGGCACATCGCGGGCGTCGGCTTCGACCTCTACATGCGGATGGTCGGCGAGGCGGTCGCCGAGTTCCGCGAGTCGCTGGAGGGCGGCGGCGGGGAGCCGGAGGAGGAGCCGCTGGAGGTGAAGATCGAGCTGCCGGTGGACGCGCACGTCCCGCACGACTACGCGCCGGGGGAGCGGCTGCGCCTCCAGGCGTACCGCTCGATCGCGGCGGTCAACGCCGAGGAGGACATCGCGCAGGTCCGCGAGGAGCTCACCGACCGCTACGGCAAGCTGCCCGAGCCGGTGGAGAACCTGCTGCTGGTGGCGGGGCTGCGGCTGTTCGCCCGGCGCTGCGGCATCGGCGACATCACGCTGCAGGGCTCCTTCGTCCGGTTCGGGCCGGTCGAGCTGCGGGAGTCCCAGCAGCTGCGGCTGAACCGGCTCTACCCGCGCACCCAGGTCAAGTCCGCCGCCCGGCAGCTGCTGGTGCCGCGGCCGGGCAGCGGCGGCCGGATCGGCGGCAAGCCGCTGGTCGGGCGGGAGCTGCTGTCCTGGTGCGCCGAGTTCCTGAGCACCATGTTCGAGGACCTCAAGCGGTAG
- a CDS encoding DUF4352 domain-containing protein, whose protein sequence is MSVRIRTRRTAAVLLGTALLAAAATACGPTDSSVATAPKSSAAAPAATGGEASAPAAAPESGGAGAPAVAKVGDTIALTGLEKKDTADVTLVKVVDPAESSNEYLQPAEGKRYVSVQFRIKATGSAAYTDTPATGAKLIDAQGQSFTSTFAETKAGPEFPGSVNIAPGDSSLGFVTFEIPADAKPDKVQYALNSGFAEQSGQWKLA, encoded by the coding sequence ATGTCCGTCCGCATCCGCACCCGTCGCACCGCCGCCGTCCTGCTCGGCACCGCCCTGCTCGCCGCCGCGGCCACCGCCTGCGGCCCGACCGACAGCAGCGTCGCCACCGCGCCCAAGAGCAGCGCCGCCGCACCCGCCGCGACCGGCGGCGAGGCGTCCGCCCCGGCCGCCGCGCCGGAGTCGGGCGGCGCCGGGGCCCCGGCGGTGGCGAAGGTCGGCGACACCATCGCGCTGACCGGCCTGGAGAAGAAGGACACCGCGGACGTCACCCTGGTGAAGGTGGTGGACCCGGCGGAGAGCTCGAACGAGTACCTCCAGCCCGCCGAGGGCAAGCGCTACGTCTCGGTCCAGTTCCGGATCAAGGCGACCGGCTCCGCCGCCTACACGGACACCCCGGCGACCGGTGCCAAGCTGATCGACGCCCAGGGCCAGAGCTTCACCTCGACCTTCGCGGAGACCAAGGCCGGCCCGGAGTTCCCCGGCTCGGTGAACATCGCCCCCGGGGACAGCAGCCTCGGCTTCGTCACCTTCGAGATCCCGGCCGACGCCAAGCCCGACAAGGTCCAGTACGCCCTGAACAGCGGCTTCGCCGAGCAGTCGGGCCAGTGGAAGCTGGCGTGA